The genomic segment GAGTTAAAGTCAGGAAACCCTTGACAAGTTGCTGTATGAGTCCAgttacataaaattctagaaaatgcaaactacttTTAATGACAGAAAGCAGACTGATGGCTGGCAGGAGGTTGAGGGGagtcaggaggagggagggaaaagcagaggatCACAAAGGACACAAGGAAACTCTGGGGGGTATTGGGTATGTTCCTGCCCTTGACTGGGGTGATGGATCCATGGTGTATCCATatgtcaaaaacattaaattgtatgctttaaatatGCACAGCTTGTTGTATGTCAAGTCCAttttaataaagctgttaaaaattaaaacaatgaattttgaATAGATAATGCATACATAGGGCTCAAAAACCTAAAGGTTCAAAAGGATGTgcattaacagaacactgtaaaccaactataatggaaaaaataaaaataatttttttaaaaaaaggatatgcAGTGAAAAGTCAGCATCTTTCCTTTCACTGTCTTCCAGCCACCAATTTCCTCCACAAAGATGATCAGtttgttgtgtattttttcaGGGTGTTCTGTGCATGTAagcatatatgtaaatatactctTAGAAACGCAAATACACACAAATGGTAACACACAAGGCATAGTGtttgttctttacttttttcaaCTTAATTACAcaccttggaggagttcccatcgtggctcagcagaaatgaatctgactagtgtccctgaggatgcaggttcgatccctagccttgctcagtggattaaggatttggtgttgccatgagctgtggtgtaggttgcagatgaggctcagatctggtgttgctgtggctgtggtgtaagctggcagctgtagctccaatttgactcctcacctgggaacctccatgtgccatggatgcggccctaaaaagacaaaaaacgaaacaaaacaatatatatatatatataccccttGGAGAGTATTTTGTATTAGTACCTAGACACCTGCCTCATTCCTTTAATAGCTATATAGTACTGCAGACTGTGCcttaattaacatttaattttccaGTCTTTTACTCTTGGAAAAAAAGTTGCAGTGATTGCCCACAacactgattttcattttattatattttgtgttCTTAGTTGTTACCTTTTGCATTTCAATCTATACAGGACAATAATGGGCTGGGCTCTAAAATCATCTTTCCTGCTTTTCAGGAATTTCAGATGTGCCCCTTCTTGTTAGGTGATTATTAGTTTCACTTGTGTGAGTCAAGTACATACTTCAGGTGGTGAGGAGGTGATCTTTGGAAGGGTGGTGAAGTATTTTGCACCACCAGGCCTCCATCCTTGCtaaaatgaagaatgaagaaTTTATTTCATGAATTAATAAGGGATCTCCTATATGAGTTCTCAACACAAGATATGGAGACTTTTGCAtagaaattaaactcaaaagaggCTGTGACAGACCAGCTTCTGTGAAGAGAGGAAGCTTGTTCTTTTGAAATTGCTGCCTAGATCTGAGGACAAAGAAAGTGGTCAAGTCGTTATCTACTCTTCATTCCCAAGGACACCATAAAGCCCTACAGCCCCAGGGCTCTGTAACATCTTGGGTACTACTTGGTGTACTCCTTAACCTTTCTGAACATGACTGGACTTATCGCCAGCAGAAGAGGCAGACTTTGGGGTCAGATGTGGTCAAATTGAATCCTAGATCCTCTACTTTGCACCTACACGGCCTCAGTCTTCTTTGgatgaaatggaaataacagtACAAAGATAATAATGGTTAATATTATGAAATGtttactgtgtgcctggcactatGTTAAAGTCTTTACATTTAACATGCACGTCCTCATTTAATTTTTGTGACCAGCTTATCAAAGAGTACAAAGCTACTCTTAGTAGCTTGGTTTTCTGGTGGAGCCTTGAGGAAGTGAAAGTTTCACAGCTCACCAGCAGCTGAGCTGCAACTTCATTCCAGGCAGCTAATTGCCAGAGCCTATTCTAACTTCAAACGCTAGGCTACTTGACATGGGGTGCTTGAGCTGTGAGAAGGACAAATGGTGTAGATAAAAAGCTGGCAAATAATGGGTGAACCTGCTACAGGAATGGTCATAAAACCTGTTCACACCTTACCTACCAAATTTAGaacttatttaattaaaattttcttaggGATAGAATGATCAAAGCTCTGTAAGAGGTAATTATTGACCACGTGGTTTCCTTGTTTGGGCAGGTTCTCCTGTGCGGAAAGCCAGGTACCAGTGGATTCGCTGCAGTCCTGACAGTGATTCTCCAAACTGCATTGATGAAAAGGGACCAGTGTTTGACCTACTTCCAGGTGAATCCAACAGAATCCTACCTCCAAGGACTGACCCTTTTTCGTAAGTGGTTTTTGATTTTACTTTCACCAGTCTTTGCTGAGATCTCGGCATGGAGGTGGGGTGGGCTACCCTGAGTGTTTTTCTACAAATTCTTGCTTCCATGGTTTGGGTTTCACTGCACAGTAAAGGGTACAGGGTAAAActgtgttgtatttttaaaatttatttttattttttgtatagttgatttacaatgctgttcCACTTTCTgccgcacagcaaagtgactcagtcataaatatatacatatattctttctccatattcttttccatcatggtctatcccaggagattggatatagttgccggtgctatatggtaggaccttgtttatctaaaACTGTACTGTATTTACTGGTATATGAGATGCAAAAGGATATATGATTTATCTACACTTTTTCTTGTGgcagaaacaaaaattcaataCTTTTCACCGATAAGTATTGAATATGATTGAACAgtattttattaatgtaaataGAGCACGttatagaataaaatccaaaaggaGTCTATTGCTTGAATGGACAAAAATGTGGTATACCCCTCAAGTGGAGTATTTTTTTGGCCGTAAGAAAGGAAGTATTGAcaaatgctacaacatggatgaatcctgaAAACATTATCCAAAGTGAAGGAAACAAGACtcacatcaaaaaacacatattgtatgattccatttatatgaaatgtccagaagaggcagaTCCATAGAGACtaaaaatagattagtggttgccagggctgtgggggagggaggagtaaAGACAATACTATTAGATACGGGATTTTTgaggggtgataaaaatgttctggaatcagATAATGGTggttaaataaaagaagaaattagggaaaggaaaatgaaatggcCATGACTCATACTAAAGAAAGccaagtctctctctttttttttttctttaatggctgcacctgcgacacatggatgttcccggctaggggttgaattggagctacagctgcaagttGCAGATTCTTACTGtccccccctccttctcctcactGCTTCTGGTTCTACCTTTCACCCAGGGTGCTTGCTAAGATCACAATTACTCCTGGGTGACCCATCTGCTGTTTAGTTCCCTTTGTTTAGCATACCTGATTTCTCGATTGCTTCCAAAAACAGTTGacccctatcttttttttttttttgtcttttgtcttgttgttgttgttgctatttcttgggccgctcccgcggcatatggaggttcccaggctaggggttgaatcggagctgtagtcaccggcctacgccagagccacagcaacgcaggatccgagccgcgtctgcaacctacaccacagctcatggcaacgctggatcgttaacccactggcaagggcagggaccgaacccgcaacctcatggttcctagtcggattcgttaaccactgcgccacgacgggaactccagacccctatcttttgaaacactttttttctctgGGCGTCCATGGCCCCatcttattttgcattttcttctacTTCCCTGGCTGTTCTTTTTCCTCTGACCAACTCTGATCAATATTTAATATGTTGTTGCGGTCCTGGCTCTGTTCTAGGCTGCTTCTGTATCTACATGCTTCCTTTGGGTGACTTTATCCTGTTCCATGGCTTttaatactgtgtgtgtgtgtgagtgagaaagtgagagagtgagtgagagagagagaggagagagagagagatgggagagagagggggagagaggaggggggggggggaggagagagagagagagaagagagagagagagagagagagagagagagagagagagagagagagagagagagagagaaactgtcaAATCTGCTTCCAGCTCTGATTCCTTTTCCCTACTGCACAGCCTAAGCTAGCCACCAGGTCACTCTCTACTGTGTTAGTCCACTTTGTTTCTCTGCATGGCATTTAGCCCCAtctaatattttcctaatttactTACTCACTTTTGTCTGTCTTCCCCTCTAAGTTATAAACTTCTTGAGCAGGGACCTCACCTATAAGTCCCCATTCTATTCCAGGCACCCAGAACAGGATTCAATAAACATTGAACACATGCATGAAGGAAACTCTGATCTATTGTACGGCCTACGGTTTATTATTTTCGTGGAGAAAATGACCAACAGGCTGTGAAATTCAACATTTGTTTGATACTTGTTGCCTTGTTCTGCCACTGATGGGTAGCACTATTGCTCTGGTCTCTTAATGCTGAGTGGACTCCTAACTACCACACTGAAGCCAGTTGAATGAATGCAATTATTTGGGGGAAGAAACTGAATATTAATATGCTGGCAAATATAATGCTTGCCTGGTACAGCGAAGTTCTCTTTTGAAGTACTATGAAATTATTAGAAGTTTTGCagaatttaaattagaaaaaatgtcaTCTATATAGGCTGACTTGTTTGTCCTTTccttagtggaaaaaaatattaaaatggggtattttttgttataaataaatgATCCCTTAAGTAAATTCCAAATATAGGATTGCTATGTTAGTGAGAAGAAACTtagcattttgggagttcccatcatggctcagtggttaacgaacctgactagtatccctgaggacatgggttccattcccagccttgctgggttaaggatccagcgtcacagtaagctgtggtgtagatcgtagactcggcttggatcccgtgttgctgtggctgtagttaggccagcagttatagctctgatgtgacccctagcctgggaacctccatatgccacagatgtggccccaaaacgacaaaaaaattTTGGCATTTTACATGAATCTTTAATGAGATGTAGAATTGATAAATGCAATGAGTTAGATTcaataaatatacacaaatatatggaaaggtctaatttattttttgttttaaagtgggGAATAACTGGGATGCTTTTAACATCTAATTTGAGCAACTAAGTGGCtgcatttatttcctaaaaatttgTTATGATTATCTTTGTGcatctcaaactttaatgtgttttttccccccatttttctaTCTTACTTCAGAATGACAAGATCCAAGAACTTGAATGatgtctttcctctttctgaGGACTTTTCAGGCTCTGGCTCTGGAGCAGGATCTGGAAGTGGCTCCCTAAATGAAATCGAACAGGAATATCAACCAGTAGAAGAAAACAATGCTTTTTATGACAACTTTAGGTCTCTGGAGAGAAATCTGCCCTCAGACAACCAGGACTTGGGTCTAGATGGACCAGAAGATGATTTTACTATGTAAAAGAGAGGGTTTCCAACCTTGACACcaggaaatatattttgtgtaCCATGGTTAAGTGATTAATTTGGGGACAAAAagctttaaaggaaaatttaaaacatctgaaaaagaagtttaagtttcatcatcttttttccccccaattcttAAAGCCTCCTTTATTCTATTATCCTGGAAAATACCTGCATTTCCTTTGTAATACAGTCAACATCATTCTGAAGTTAACTAGACTTTTCTCATACCTATACAATtgctttaaagaataaattatactgtttttaaaaaatgtagtttgAGAAGCAAATTGACAGGCACTATTTCATACCTAAGTCTTCAGGAACATGATTCTGATTGTGAAATCTAAATATGCCTCCTTTCTCATGAAAAAACACAGATGAATGTACAGAGTGGGTATTTTACATGTTTCACTGTGTGAAGTTAATTGCTATAGTACTACTACTGGATGTGTTTTCAGAGCTAGTGGATATGGTTTGCTTAGAACTGTGATTGCTGTCACAATGAGAAAGTTAACACCCAAATTAAAGCACAGTTGTGCGCTCAATACCTCATACTGCTTTACCTTTTTTCTTGGATACCTGTGTATTTTCAAATGTTACTCTATTAAAGCAGAAGTATAGTCAAAAGGCTAAACTGTCTTGATTCTCTtgtttatgaaataattatttttgttcagATGTCTGTAGATTCTAGTCAAAAtatctgtaaaattattttacaacaaAAGCAAATTTTGTAATTAGAATCAAATCCTATCAACTAGCAGACGAAGAAAACAATCAAGCTACAGTTAAAGAGTTATTCTTGTCCAAACACTTCCTCTTCTTGAAGGCTATTCCCATCTCTGTTTCCCTTAGTTCTGAAAAGCCTGTCAGCACCATTGTCATGGATCCCATGCTGCACCATTTAGATCCCCTCTTCAGAACTGAGGATTTGTTCAAAGCAACCTCTGCTGAAGAGAGACACATAGTTCAAGGCCACACTCCTTTCCACAGTCTGCACCCAGTGCCTAGTTGATATGGGCATATGAATGCCAGACCCTTCCCTCGAACTCGGGGCAACTCAGCAGGGCTATCACATATTCAGAGTTCCCTGAGGAGTCAGCTGAGGGTTTGTAGGGACTGGTTCGCAGCTCAGTttctttcttagtcttttttcctttcactctcCCCTGAGAGCTCCCTTAGAAATTTTCTGCATGCTAATTTTCATCTCAGAGTTTGCTCCATGGAGACTCCAACTTGCAACAGTTGGTGCCAAGACGGGTAGAAAGCAGATGCTAAAATGGGATTTGGAGCTGGATCCCCTACTGCCTTGCTGTAGACGCAGAACAGGCACAAGAGAGCATCAGTTGTTCAAACTTTCACTGATGATGAACTGGGAATGGTATACCAGTGGAAAGAAATGCACTAAGGGGTGGTGTATGAAGCAACTGAGAAATACAGGGAAGTAGTCAATATAAAGACAATGGTATTAGATGGCTCTTGCTGGGGATGATTAATGAAAGACCAGGGATGATTAATTAAAGactaaatgtgaaaaataatgggCCTCCTCAGCAGCATATTAAGAAACTCTCTTCTGCAGTGGAAAGGCAGGAAAAGCCAAGGCCCAGGCCCAGAATGTAACCATAAGAGTAGCAGAGTTCAGGAATCTTGTCAACCTAGCCAAGACTGTTATGCAACATCAGGACCTAGATTGGGAAAATACTGGACCTTAGAAATGAGGACATCTGGGTAGGAATGTCTCTGGGTTGATTCAGAATTTGAATCCTCAGACTTCCTCAAACCCTCCTAATCTATAGAAGAGTCCCACTCCTTACAAACTAATGCTTTCCTCTGCCCTTTAAGACCACATGTACACTCCCTTAAGTCCTGTCCCACCTCCCTGTATAGCCACCAGATCAGTAACCAAAGTTACAATATAAGCCAACAGAAACTATTGGGCCTGCTAAGGAGGAAAGGTGGAGGTTCTGCAGAACTTAGCTATCATGCCCCTCAGAAACCAAGAGAGTGTCTAAGTGGCTTAACTCTAAGAGTGCTAGATCAAGGGATGGAGGCAAAACATCAAGTTGGATAAGGGAGTGTTCACCAGTATGGAAGTACCCTTCTGGGGTGGAAGTTTTAACACCATGACAAGAACCCCAGGAGAAGATGTTGACATGCTGCTAGAATGGCTCTTAGAAGCTTGGAGAAAGTGACAGCTCCTCTTAAGTAGAACTGCTAGACCTGCCATGGCAGGCAGTGGAAGAAGGGGTCGAAAGGTGTATGGAAGTGAGCATGCTAGAATGGACACACTATATAACCTTGAAAAATCCACCAAATGACTTTGTTTTGGAGTTTtcatcctggtgcagcggaaacgaatccaactaggaaccacgaggttgtgggttcaatccctggcctcgctcagtcggttaacaatctggcgttgctgtgagctgtggtgtaggttggcagctgcagctctgattcaacccctagcctgggaacttccacatgctgagggtgcggacctaaaaagaccaaaaaaaaaaaaaaaaaaagagagagagagagaatcagaaaCAGATTATGTTCTCTTGGGACAGATGACAGTATACATTTAGTCTATTCCCAGGGCTATGTTAAATCTTCTACCCTCTGCCATAATCCAATCTGAAGAGACGTGGACTGGTGGGACTTCTCACAGAATATCATGGTGATCCACTGTATGGATGTATCATGAGCCTGTGTCCATACTGCCATGTCATGTGCCAGTGATGCCCTGACATCTCTCCGTCAGCTCATATCTATGGCCATGTGGTggaagaaggttttttttttatgactgacaAAGTAGGAATAAGATCAAGTTTAGTTCACAGATGGATTGGCCTGTTATATAGGTTCAAGCCAAAAATGGATGGCAGCTGTACAGCAGTGCCAATCAGGAACAACCTTAAAAATAGCTGTGAGAGGAAGTCCTTCCAGAGAGCAGAGCTTTAGGTGGTTTACCTGGTCATTTACTCTGTGTGGAAAGAGAAGCAGGTCAAGGTTAAGATATATATAGTTTCATGGATAGCGGTAAATGTTTTGGTCAGTTGATAAGGGGCCTAAGATAGAAGAGATGAGAAGATTGGGAACTAAGAAGTCCAGGGTGAAGGCCCATGAGTGGACCAATGAGAGAAGATGCTGTGTGAAAACCTTTGAGTCAAATGCCAATGCCAATGAGAAAGCATCTAGTACAGTAGAGGCACAACCAGGTAGACTAAATGATGTGGGCAGATATCAGCCTCTATCATGGGCTACCCTAATGATAGCACATTATAACTAATGGAGGGGTAGCCATAATGGAAGAGAGGGAGGCTCTGCCTGGGTTTCCACTGACCAAGGTTAATTTAGCTATATATTGCCCAATGTCCATATACTAGTGACAGAGCTGACTGCTGACATGGTACCATTCTCCAAGGAGACTTTGATGGCAGGTTGACTATATTAGGCTCCTTCCATCCTAGAGGGGCCAGAGATTTGTTCTAACAGGAATAGACATGTATTCTAACAggaaaatacatgtatgtattttctttcctacCCATGGGGCCTCCAAGGGCTTACAGAATGTTTGATCTACCATCATGATTTTGTATATGACACTGGATCAAGCCAAAGGGCCCACTTTATAGCAAGGAGATTCAGCAGTGGCACATGATGATGAGATCCACTGTTTCCAACATGATAGAATGATGGAAGGGCCTGTTGAAGGCACAACTGAGATACCAGCTTGGTAATGACATACTGAGGTTGGGACACCAACTTTCAGGATGCAGTATACATGCTAAATCAACAAATGTTATATTGTGCTGTGTCCTTAATTCTAAAGCTGAGCTTTAAAATTGCAAAGTCCTGCTTAAATAccaatttaactttttattagcTTTGTAACTTAacgcaagttacttaattttgtCAATGCTGTCTTGGAAGGGCAACGTTGCGAAGGT from the Phacochoerus africanus isolate WHEZ1 chromosome 15, ROS_Pafr_v1, whole genome shotgun sequence genome contains:
- the SRGN gene encoding serglycin; amino-acid sequence: MQVLFRCSGLVLALAIILILDSSIQGSPVRKARYQWIRCSPDSDSPNCIDEKGPVFDLLPGESNRILPPRTDPFSMTRSKNLNDVFPLSEDFSGSGSGAGSGSGSLNEIEQEYQPVEENNAFYDNFRSLERNLPSDNQDLGLDGPEDDFTM